A single window of Fischerella sp. PCC 9605 DNA harbors:
- a CDS encoding lipocalin-like domain-containing protein: MSGQSFTQNNPLLGTWKLISAIAISPDGTVDAEAYGPNPSGYITYTPEGRMMVLFSRSDRLPFSADIRSPFTSNIHSVPLEERAQAFVSFNAYAVTYALSDNTVTHHVEIASIPNRVGTDLVRTFTLNGNRITLKTPPTMSGNVSKVFELMWERVEPISSIQTNTIL; encoded by the coding sequence ATGTCTGGTCAGTCTTTTACTCAGAATAACCCTTTGCTTGGAACTTGGAAACTAATCTCGGCGATCGCTATTAGTCCTGACGGAACAGTCGATGCTGAAGCGTATGGGCCCAACCCAAGTGGCTACATCACCTACACTCCTGAAGGTCGGATGATGGTTCTGTTCTCAAGGAGCGATCGCCTACCATTCAGTGCAGATATCCGCTCACCATTCACCAGCAACATACATTCAGTACCACTTGAAGAACGTGCTCAGGCGTTTGTATCATTCAATGCCTACGCAGTAACCTATGCTCTAAGTGATAATACTGTTACTCACCACGTAGAGATAGCATCGATCCCCAATCGAGTCGGTACAGATTTGGTTCGTACCTTCACCTTGAACGGGAACCGAATCACGCTGAAGACGCCACCAACGATGAGCGGTAATGTCTCGAAAGTTTTCGAGCTGATGTGGGAGCGCGTAGAGCCAATATCAAGTATTCAAACAAACACAATATTATAA
- a CDS encoding AAA-like domain-containing protein: protein MEHQKSKRIRGVILTAAGLKRLQAAIESAEIQEKNGERFTQEELSERMKVSTKTISRLWSLTTGLDQRTLKFCFGAFNLDLRKEDYTCSDKSNDLNKSFEYIHALENQETVDIYSSEDYIVESERQTQKLIKNSTCYQPLAAVLKYPSGPVPLDSIYYIPRPPIEELAYREITQPGCVIHIKAPKEMGKTSLMFRVLARSKALGYRIVSLDINQVDVAILSNLDKFLRWLCKSASVQLNLEPNLDEYWDRETGSKVSCSLYFKNYLLESVETPVVLALNEVNRIFKCPELAQEFLSLLRSWHEEAQQEETWQKLRLVVTYSTESYIPLNLYQSPCNIGLPLQLPEFTHSQVEELAERHGLNWRQNNEAEQLMAMVGGHPALIRIALYYLCRQEVTLSELLQQAATEVGIYRTHLRRLLANLQENPILTEALEVLLSSESSIFLEPVVAHQLESMGLVKFHMDGITISRELYRIYFSKHLYNGRLRAIHSCNSTYKTFISSSS from the coding sequence ATGGAACATCAAAAATCAAAACGCATTCGTGGTGTAATTTTAACTGCCGCAGGTCTTAAACGATTGCAAGCAGCGATTGAATCAGCAGAAATACAGGAGAAAAATGGAGAACGTTTTACTCAAGAAGAACTCAGCGAGCGGATGAAAGTTTCTACCAAAACTATCAGCCGATTGTGGTCTCTTACTACTGGACTAGATCAACGTACTCTGAAATTTTGTTTTGGTGCCTTTAACCTCGATTTAAGAAAAGAGGATTACACATGCTCAGATAAAAGTAATGATTTAAACAAATCATTTGAATATATCCATGCGTTAGAAAACCAAGAAACTGTAGATATTTACTCATCCGAAGATTACATTGTTGAATCAGAACGACAAACACAAAAGTTAATCAAAAATTCAACTTGCTACCAACCTCTAGCAGCAGTTTTGAAATATCCCAGTGGACCAGTGCCATTGGACTCAATTTATTACATTCCTCGTCCCCCTATTGAAGAATTGGCTTATCGAGAAATTACCCAACCAGGATGTGTCATTCATATAAAAGCACCTAAAGAAATGGGAAAAACATCTCTCATGTTTAGGGTTTTGGCACGCTCAAAAGCTTTGGGTTATCGGATTGTGAGTTTGGATATCAATCAAGTTGATGTTGCTATTCTCAGCAACCTTGACAAATTCTTGCGGTGGTTATGCAAGAGTGCCTCTGTACAATTGAATCTGGAGCCGAATCTAGACGAATACTGGGATCGGGAAACTGGCAGCAAGGTGAGCTGTAGCTTATACTTCAAAAATTACCTACTGGAGTCTGTAGAAACTCCTGTTGTTCTGGCATTAAATGAAGTAAATCGGATTTTTAAATGCCCTGAATTAGCTCAAGAATTTTTATCCCTGCTGCGTTCTTGGCATGAGGAAGCTCAACAAGAGGAGACTTGGCAAAAACTACGCTTAGTCGTCACTTATTCTACAGAATCTTATATTCCCTTAAATCTCTATCAATCACCTTGCAATATAGGATTACCACTGCAATTACCAGAGTTTACCCATTCCCAAGTAGAGGAATTGGCAGAACGTCATGGACTTAATTGGCGACAGAACAATGAAGCTGAGCAACTAATGGCAATGGTTGGAGGACATCCGGCTTTGATACGGATTGCTCTTTATTACCTTTGCCGTCAAGAAGTGACGTTATCAGAACTGTTACAACAAGCGGCTACAGAAGTGGGTATTTATCGCACTCATTTGCGACGACTATTAGCAAATCTGCAAGAAAACCCGATTTTAACAGAAGCTCTTGAAGTTCTGCTCTCATCAGAAAGCAGTATATTCCTAGAACCAGTTGTTGCTCATCAATTAGAGAGCATGGGATTGGTGAAGTTTCACATGGATGGAATAACTATTAGTCGAGAATTGTATCGCATTTACTTTAGTAAGCATTTATATAACGGCAGACTCAGAGCTATCCATTCGTGTAATTCCACCTACAAAACTTTCATCTCTAGTTCGTCTTAG
- a CDS encoding efflux RND transporter permease subunit: MSVANNFIKRPVLTTVCTILIVLIGAVCIPLLPINYLPDIAPIQVNVSAGYTGADVDTVENTVTTILEREINGVENMEYMTSNTYPGTSQVSVLFPTNTDKNIDQVNVQNRVAQALPQLPSVVQQLGVSTKTASTSILQVYSFYAENGEYDGIFIGNYLDLYVTDVLKRVPGVGDISTFGDKPNAMRLWLDPNALASRGLTTLDVANALKSQNIVIGAGSIGQEPVPEGQTYQMPLRIQSRFKDTSEFENLVIKTGSNGSTIRLKDVGRAELGAENYNSNALVKGKPAVGLAIYQSPGSNALDLAENIHKTVEELQRDFPPGLKAEVVYDTTAFIEISVEEVFKTLLEAFVLVVLVIFIFLQDWRTTIIPLVAIPVSLIGAMAFAFLFGFSINNLTLFGLILATGLVVDDAIIVVEAVAAKMEQGMKPKQATFEAMQELTGAIISMSLVLMAVFIPVAFFPGSTGKLYQQFALVIAFSIAVSCFNALSFSPSMSAILLRSQHAEGRGPLNWFFRKFNRFLNWFIGQYKSFVKFLIGIRYIVMAVFVAGLFATYYMFGHVPTGFVPNEDQGVFLGIIQAPDGVSLSYTDKVANQVQKALGEIPEVETYFTATGAGLSGAGPNQGLFFVKLQPWEERTTKEASVDGVVKRLNQKLAQIQDAKVFAFNIPPIPGFSAQGGFELQLQDKTGGKFSIDNFLAIANDIIAKANQKPALQGQVYTQFTAGTPQLEINIDRNKLEALNVDFQQALQTLSAAIGSSYVNDFTLGTRSYKVYVQADGNYRNSPDDINKLYVRSRDNKMVSLGELATLTPITGPQIINHYNGYRSINIQGQEAPGYSSGQALQAMDETVKQAAVPGIGSDWIGLAKEQLSAGSLGALIFLFGIIMVFLTLAAQYESYIDPLIILLTVPLALLGALVALDLRSLINDVYANIALVMLIGLAAKNAILIVEFANLGREQGMSLVKAAVTAAEERFRPIVMTAAAALAGFWPLVIASGAGAASRVSLGTALFGGLLLNTVLALLVVPVLYVVIKGLEDRFLSGKPPQPPEHLDSSTSDSAAHPELQQTQPAPRFQSE; the protein is encoded by the coding sequence ATGTCAGTAGCCAATAATTTTATCAAACGCCCTGTGCTGACGACGGTTTGCACAATTCTGATTGTGCTGATTGGGGCAGTTTGTATTCCTTTGTTGCCGATTAATTATCTACCCGACATTGCACCGATCCAGGTGAACGTATCTGCGGGCTATACAGGTGCAGATGTGGATACGGTCGAGAACACCGTTACCACAATCCTGGAGCGAGAGATCAATGGTGTCGAGAACATGGAATACATGACCTCGAATACCTATCCAGGCACAAGCCAAGTATCAGTATTATTCCCTACGAACACTGATAAAAATATTGACCAAGTAAACGTGCAGAACCGAGTAGCACAAGCACTGCCACAACTGCCATCTGTAGTGCAGCAACTCGGTGTTTCCACAAAAACTGCTTCTACCAGTATTCTGCAAGTTTACAGTTTCTATGCCGAAAATGGCGAATATGATGGCATCTTTATTGGTAATTACCTGGATCTCTACGTTACCGATGTACTCAAGCGGGTTCCAGGAGTCGGGGATATCAGTACTTTTGGTGACAAGCCAAACGCCATGCGACTTTGGCTCGATCCGAATGCACTGGCGAGTCGAGGACTGACAACTCTAGATGTGGCCAATGCCCTGAAGTCGCAAAACATTGTGATTGGGGCAGGTTCAATCGGTCAGGAACCTGTACCTGAAGGACAAACTTATCAAATGCCACTGCGGATTCAAAGTCGATTCAAAGATACCTCTGAGTTTGAGAATCTTGTCATCAAAACTGGCAGTAATGGTTCAACGATCCGCCTCAAAGATGTTGGTCGGGCAGAACTTGGGGCAGAAAACTATAACAGTAATGCGTTGGTGAAAGGTAAACCAGCTGTGGGGCTGGCGATTTACCAATCACCAGGAAGTAATGCGCTGGACTTGGCTGAAAACATCCACAAGACAGTGGAGGAATTGCAGAGAGATTTCCCACCAGGGTTGAAAGCGGAGGTTGTATACGATACCACTGCTTTCATCGAAATCTCCGTTGAAGAAGTATTTAAAACTTTGTTGGAAGCCTTTGTGCTGGTGGTGCTGGTCATCTTTATTTTCTTGCAGGACTGGCGCACTACAATCATTCCTTTGGTTGCAATCCCAGTATCGCTGATTGGGGCGATGGCATTTGCTTTTCTGTTTGGGTTCTCTATCAATAATCTCACTCTATTTGGTTTGATTTTGGCAACAGGTCTAGTGGTGGATGATGCCATTATCGTGGTGGAGGCTGTTGCTGCCAAGATGGAACAAGGTATGAAGCCCAAGCAAGCTACCTTTGAAGCAATGCAAGAATTGACGGGTGCTATCATTTCCATGTCTTTGGTATTGATGGCGGTATTTATTCCGGTAGCATTTTTTCCTGGTTCAACAGGAAAGTTGTATCAGCAGTTTGCTTTGGTGATTGCTTTTTCGATCGCTGTTTCCTGTTTCAACGCTCTCAGTTTCAGCCCTAGCATGTCCGCAATTCTGCTGCGATCGCAACATGCTGAAGGAAGGGGGCCGCTGAACTGGTTTTTCAGAAAGTTTAATCGGTTCTTGAACTGGTTTATTGGTCAATACAAATCCTTTGTGAAGTTTCTCATCGGTATCCGCTATATAGTCATGGCGGTATTTGTAGCAGGCTTGTTCGCTACTTACTACATGTTCGGTCATGTACCTACGGGCTTTGTGCCTAATGAAGACCAAGGAGTTTTCTTAGGAATCATCCAGGCACCTGATGGCGTTTCCCTGAGTTACACCGACAAGGTAGCAAACCAAGTTCAAAAAGCACTAGGTGAGATTCCCGAGGTTGAAACTTACTTCACTGCTACAGGTGCAGGTCTAAGTGGGGCAGGGCCAAACCAAGGTTTATTCTTTGTCAAGCTTCAACCTTGGGAAGAACGAACCACAAAAGAGGCAAGCGTTGATGGCGTCGTGAAACGCTTGAACCAGAAACTTGCCCAAATTCAGGACGCCAAAGTATTTGCATTCAATATCCCACCAATCCCAGGATTTAGTGCTCAAGGTGGTTTTGAATTGCAACTTCAGGACAAAACAGGTGGCAAATTCTCGATTGATAACTTTTTGGCGATCGCCAATGACATCATTGCCAAAGCTAACCAAAAACCTGCATTGCAGGGACAAGTTTACACCCAGTTCACTGCTGGCACACCCCAACTTGAAATTAACATCGACCGCAACAAACTAGAAGCTCTAAATGTAGACTTCCAACAAGCCTTGCAAACCTTGAGTGCGGCGATTGGTTCCAGTTATGTCAACGATTTCACTCTGGGAACCCGTAGCTATAAAGTGTACGTACAAGCAGATGGAAACTACCGCAATTCTCCAGACGACATCAACAAACTCTACGTCCGCTCCCGAGATAACAAGATGGTTTCTCTTGGAGAGCTAGCAACGCTGACGCCAATTACCGGCCCGCAAATTATTAACCACTACAACGGCTATCGCTCCATCAATATTCAAGGACAAGAAGCACCAGGCTATAGTAGCGGACAGGCGCTGCAAGCAATGGATGAGACAGTCAAACAAGCAGCGGTGCCAGGAATTGGTAGTGACTGGATTGGGTTAGCGAAGGAGCAGCTTTCAGCTGGTAGCCTTGGCGCTCTCATCTTCTTGTTCGGGATCATCATGGTGTTCCTCACCCTTGCTGCTCAGTATGAGAGTTACATTGACCCGTTGATTATTCTACTGACGGTACCCTTGGCGCTATTGGGAGCGTTGGTTGCGCTTGATCTCCGGAGTCTCATCAACGATGTTTATGCAAACATCGCATTAGTAATGTTGATTGGTTTGGCGGCAAAAAACGCCATTCTAATCGTGGAGTTTGCCAACCTTGGCCGCGAACAAGGCATGAGCCTTGTGAAGGCAGCTGTCACAGCCGCAGAAGAACGCTTCCGCCCAATTGTGATGACAGCAGCGGCTGCTTTGGCTGGATTTTGGCCCCTTGTTATTGCCAGTGGTGCAGGCGCTGCATCCCGTGTTTCACTGGGTACAGCACTGTTTGGTGGTTTGCTATTGAATACAGTTTTAGCATTGCTAGTTGTACCAGTGTTGTATGTAGTAATTAAAGGTTTGGAAGACCGCTTCTTGAGTGGTAAACCTCCTCAACCACCAGAGCATCTAGATTCTTCAACTTCTGATTCAGCGGCTCATCCTGAACTACAGCAAACACAGCCAGCTCCCAGGTTCCAGAGTGAGTGA
- a CDS encoding efflux RND transporter periplasmic adaptor subunit, protein MNSSVIPTVLGVTLLVSGLATACGKEDSSAEATATPLTPVKVATLEKETLVNSSDFLGNLQASQRVEVKPEIQGRIKAIKVKEGDRIQQGKSILSLEPDQTVPQLQGAQAGISEAKAAYNTAQQQLQVAQAQLATAQSDYQLANTNNQRAKFLVSQGAIGQYQADEAANNLATAKNKVTTAQKQVTAAQAQIKQAEAAIQQAQAQADVASVSVNFKEVAAPIAGSIGDIPVKVGDYITTGQTITTITKNDSLDLNIWIPSNRSAQLRPGLPVQLFDPTTQKQSATGKINFISPRVDPTQQSILVKARFPNSGRLRDGQYVQAKVVWDKKAGFLVPTTAISRIGGTSFVFVVEEQTTQDGKTQQIVRQRQVKLGDVQEQSYQVLEGLKSGEKIATSNILKLKDNAPVQPES, encoded by the coding sequence GTGAATAGCTCTGTTATCCCCACAGTGTTAGGAGTAACGCTTCTTGTTTCTGGATTGGCTACAGCTTGCGGTAAAGAAGATTCTTCTGCGGAGGCTACCGCTACTCCCTTAACACCAGTGAAAGTGGCGACACTAGAAAAAGAAACGCTAGTAAATAGTTCTGATTTTCTTGGAAATCTGCAAGCATCTCAACGAGTTGAAGTTAAACCAGAAATCCAGGGACGAATCAAGGCAATTAAAGTTAAAGAGGGCGATCGCATCCAACAAGGTAAATCGATCCTGTCGCTCGAACCCGATCAAACAGTACCGCAATTACAAGGCGCTCAAGCTGGTATTAGTGAGGCAAAAGCAGCCTACAACACAGCCCAACAGCAACTGCAAGTGGCACAGGCACAGCTAGCTACTGCTCAATCAGACTATCAATTGGCAAACACTAACAATCAACGGGCAAAATTTCTAGTCAGTCAGGGAGCAATTGGTCAATACCAAGCAGACGAGGCAGCCAATAACTTGGCAACAGCAAAAAATAAAGTCACAACTGCCCAAAAGCAGGTGACAGCGGCTCAAGCTCAAATTAAACAGGCGGAAGCAGCTATTCAACAAGCCCAGGCACAAGCTGATGTTGCCAGCGTAAGTGTGAACTTTAAGGAAGTAGCCGCGCCCATTGCCGGATCAATTGGTGATATTCCAGTGAAGGTGGGAGATTACATCACTACAGGACAAACAATTACGACTATTACTAAAAACGACTCTCTGGATCTTAACATTTGGATTCCCTCCAACCGTTCAGCCCAACTACGCCCAGGATTGCCAGTACAGTTATTCGATCCCACGACCCAAAAGCAGTCAGCAACTGGGAAGATTAACTTCATCTCTCCCAGGGTAGATCCCACTCAGCAATCCATCTTGGTCAAAGCCCGCTTTCCCAATAGTGGTAGGTTGCGGGACGGGCAATACGTGCAGGCAAAGGTGGTTTGGGATAAAAAAGCTGGTTTTTTGGTTCCGACTACTGCAATCTCTAGGATTGGCGGTACAAGCTTTGTGTTTGTAGTGGAAGAACAAACTACACAAGATGGCAAAACTCAGCAAATAGTACGCCAACGCCAAGTGAAGTTGGGTGACGTTCAAGAACAAAGTTATCAGGTGCTGGAAGGTTTGAAATCTGGGGAAAAGATTGCAACGTCAAATATCCTGAAGTTGAAGGATAACGCCCCCGTTCAACCGGAGTCGTAG
- a CDS encoding AAA-like domain-containing protein, whose protein sequence is MSKYFYKVGGCLRTGDSNYVLRSADLEVYRVLKAGQYCYVFNSRQMGKSSLLVRMRHNLQQEGYHCAFIDMTRIASDNINSQQWCKGIIISLWSGLKLVKCVDFNTWWRKHEDLSMLQRLSLFIEDILLVNIPQGQIVIFFDEIDSILGLNFAVDDFFAWIRFCYDQRALNLSYNRLCFALFGVARPDDLIQDKTRTPFNIGQAIDLQEFKLEEAEILAKGFETKVNNSQGVLAEIMAWTGGQPFLTQKLCQLVIQTIEKMPNSSLMISPGTEASWVENVVRESIIDRWELQDEPEHLRTIRDRILRNEQCASRMLSIYQQILQNVEVPVDDSREQIELLLSGLVVKQQGYLQIKNRIYQEVFNLQWLEKQLAFFRR, encoded by the coding sequence ATGAGTAAATACTTCTATAAAGTTGGTGGCTGTTTAAGAACAGGTGACTCCAACTACGTGTTGCGTAGTGCTGACTTAGAGGTCTATCGCGTTCTTAAAGCTGGCCAATACTGCTACGTCTTCAATTCACGACAGATGGGCAAATCTTCGCTGCTTGTTCGTATGCGCCATAATCTGCAACAAGAAGGATATCACTGCGCCTTCATTGACATGACGCGAATTGCTAGTGACAACATTAATTCGCAGCAATGGTGCAAGGGAATAATCATTAGTCTCTGGAGCGGGCTAAAACTAGTTAAATGTGTAGATTTTAACACCTGGTGGCGTAAACATGAGGATCTCTCGATGCTGCAACGCTTGAGTCTGTTTATCGAAGATATACTGCTTGTCAATATTCCTCAGGGTCAGATTGTGATCTTTTTTGATGAAATAGATAGCATCCTCGGCTTAAATTTCGCAGTTGATGATTTTTTTGCCTGGATTCGCTTTTGCTATGACCAAAGAGCTTTGAATTTGTCATACAATCGCCTTTGTTTTGCTTTATTTGGGGTAGCAAGACCTGACGATCTGATCCAAGATAAAACAAGAACACCCTTTAATATAGGTCAAGCAATCGATTTGCAAGAGTTTAAGCTAGAAGAAGCAGAAATTTTAGCCAAGGGATTTGAAACAAAAGTAAATAATTCCCAAGGTGTCTTGGCAGAAATTATGGCATGGACAGGAGGGCAACCTTTCCTGACACAAAAGCTTTGTCAGTTAGTCATCCAAACTATAGAAAAAATGCCAAATTCTAGTCTGATGATATCTCCAGGTACAGAAGCATCCTGGGTAGAAAATGTAGTGCGAGAATCTATTATCGACCGATGGGAATTACAAGATGAGCCAGAACATCTGCGGACAATTCGCGATCGCATTCTTAGAAATGAGCAATGTGCGAGCAGAATGCTAAGTATCTATCAGCAAATATTGCAAAATGTAGAGGTGCCAGTTGATGATAGTCGCGAGCAAATCGAACTGCTGCTTAGTGGTTTAGTGGTAAAACAGCAAGGATATTTGCAAATCAAAAATCGTATTTACCAAGAAGTTTTTAATCTCCAATGGCTCGAAAAACAATTAGCTTTTTTTCGTCGTTAG
- a CDS encoding dioxygenase family protein, with the protein MNNITLDNITQAVIDHGDGGKAHPRLYEIYKSLVTHLHAFVREVNLTEQELQLGRDFLNRASHHTQEIPNGEIHMLTDLLGISELVELLHDTDRGTATESNLEGPTYVSDAPERKMGDRLGIDEDGDTLLLSGRVLDLNGQPIANALVDVWQPNSKGLYDIQDSNQLDGNFRGRYRTNTDGKYTFETVVPLGYNVPASGPCGQVLRLLGRHTWRAAHIHFKLSAPGYTPLTTQIFIDGDPHLDSDTTFSVKSAIVKLQKHETPEELKAANRDKLFYTTEFDFVLSPA; encoded by the coding sequence ATGAATAACATCACTCTCGACAATATCACCCAGGCAGTGATTGACCACGGTGATGGAGGCAAGGCGCACCCCCGACTTTACGAGATTTACAAGAGCCTAGTTACACATCTGCACGCCTTCGTGCGGGAGGTAAATCTCACCGAGCAAGAATTGCAACTCGGGCGCGATTTCCTCAATCGGGCGAGTCACCACACCCAAGAGATACCTAACGGCGAGATCCACATGCTGACAGACCTGCTGGGAATCTCAGAACTGGTGGAACTGTTGCACGATACAGACCGTGGTACAGCTACAGAAAGCAATCTGGAGGGCCCTACATACGTATCAGACGCACCAGAGCGTAAAATGGGCGATCGCCTCGGAATCGATGAGGATGGCGATACGCTCTTGTTGTCAGGTCGCGTTTTGGATTTGAATGGCCAGCCAATTGCCAATGCGCTCGTTGACGTTTGGCAACCGAATTCCAAGGGACTCTATGACATCCAAGACTCTAACCAACTAGACGGCAATTTTCGAGGTCGCTACCGGACAAATACGGACGGCAAATATACATTTGAGACCGTTGTGCCTTTAGGATACAACGTCCCAGCTAGCGGGCCATGCGGTCAGGTGCTGCGGCTGTTGGGGCGGCATACTTGGCGGGCTGCACACATCCACTTCAAGCTAAGTGCCCCAGGCTACACCCCATTGACCACGCAGATATTTATTGATGGCGATCCCCACCTCGACTCGGATACAACTTTCTCGGTGAAGTCCGCGATCGTCAAACTGCAAAAACATGAGACACCCGAGGAACTTAAGGCAGCCAATCGGGATAAACTGTTTTATACGACTGAGTTCGACTTTGTTCTGAGTCCAGCGTAA
- a CDS encoding SemiSWEET family sugar transporter, with translation MEVNFTTTLGITAGVLTTIAYMPQLIKTWKSKSAHDLSWSMLIVLCTGIILWLIYGFSVHDIPIISANIVTFLLASMILLLKIRYRYTKQE, from the coding sequence ATGGAAGTTAATTTTACAACCACTTTAGGAATAACAGCAGGAGTGCTGACTACTATTGCCTATATGCCTCAACTCATTAAAACTTGGAAGTCGAAATCAGCCCACGATCTTTCTTGGAGTATGCTGATTGTTCTGTGTACAGGCATTATTTTATGGCTGATATATGGCTTTTCTGTTCACGATATTCCCATCATTTCCGCTAACATCGTGACCTTCCTTTTAGCTTCTATGATTTTGTTACTGAAGATTAGGTATAGGTACACCAAGCAAGAGTAG
- a CDS encoding ATP-grasp domain-containing protein, translating into MTRHTIFNHDIMVCTNESVTGNHLYCGRVLGLTEPEDIIQLNPDLKSQWNIITEHYGRIGLSHSKNAIWDVSLRILEDYPDYDISLFFFGNTTSKVDCDEDLFRKLDCDWFNVVKFMNSKNNFIQLAQQLGVSVPRTFCFENKAAIKDLSDFPYPCYFKTAISVNGVGISRCENPQQLSLILKTFPNEIPLQIQEEVVACSFLNVQYSVEASKLQRLAITSQILNDCTHIGNCYPSEHQPWEAVESMAEWMAQRGMKQIFAFDVAVVEDATQTRYLPIECNPRFNGASYPTGIANKLNITSWRCENFKTRYCSLENLDFSDIEFNPQTNTGVVIVNWGAILVGKLGILIAGTDEQQNELRTLLKQRL; encoded by the coding sequence GTGACTCGCCATACAATTTTCAACCATGACATCATGGTCTGCACCAATGAGTCTGTGACAGGGAATCATCTTTATTGTGGTAGGGTGCTAGGTTTGACTGAACCAGAGGATATTATTCAGTTGAACCCAGATTTAAAATCACAATGGAATATTATTACCGAACACTATGGACGCATAGGTTTAAGCCATAGCAAAAATGCGATCTGGGATGTCTCGCTGAGAATCTTGGAAGACTATCCTGACTATGATATTTCCCTTTTCTTTTTTGGCAACACTACAAGCAAAGTCGATTGTGACGAAGACTTGTTTCGCAAGCTAGATTGCGACTGGTTTAACGTAGTTAAGTTTATGAACTCCAAGAACAACTTTATACAGCTTGCACAACAGCTTGGAGTTAGCGTTCCTCGAACGTTTTGTTTTGAAAACAAAGCTGCGATTAAAGACTTATCTGATTTTCCCTATCCGTGTTATTTCAAAACTGCCATTTCTGTTAATGGCGTTGGGATTAGCCGATGTGAAAACCCACAACAGCTTTCCTTGATTCTAAAAACCTTTCCCAATGAAATACCTTTGCAAATCCAGGAGGAAGTAGTAGCTTGCTCTTTTTTAAATGTGCAATACTCTGTTGAGGCTTCAAAACTTCAACGTCTTGCCATAACTTCTCAAATACTTAATGATTGCACCCATATCGGTAATTGCTATCCCAGTGAGCATCAACCTTGGGAAGCTGTTGAATCAATGGCCGAGTGGATGGCGCAACGTGGAATGAAACAGATATTTGCTTTTGATGTTGCTGTTGTGGAAGATGCAACACAAACACGTTATCTGCCAATTGAGTGCAATCCACGCTTTAATGGTGCATCATATCCCACAGGTATTGCTAACAAGCTTAATATCACTAGTTGGAGGTGCGAAAACTTTAAGACGCGATATTGCTCACTCGAAAACCTTGATTTCAGTGATATTGAGTTTAATCCTCAAACTAATACAGGTGTTGTGATAGTCAACTGGGGCGCTATTCTGGTTGGAAAACTCGGTATTTTAATTGCTGGAACTGACGAACAGCAGAATGAACTGAGAACGTTGTTGAAACAGCGATTATGA